The DNA sequence GTTTGGATACTACTCATACGATAGGCGGTCCGCCAATATGAGCGAATATCGAGATAGTCCCTCTTCCGTCGACATTTAAGTTCTTCGTTGACGCAGAAGACGACGAGAGGCCCTCCACAATGCAGACGATCAACGAAATCCATATTGCGCCGCTGCGTTTCGAGTATGATCGCGTCCTCGGCGCCGCTGAACGCTATGGAATTGATACCATTTACCTACTTGAACACGAGGAGCGGGATACGGAACAGCCGGCGTACCACTCAGAGCTCGTCGACGAACTCAACGATATGGGGGTTACGGTGCGAACTCGAACAATCAACCTGTTCGACGTCTACGACGTGCTCGGTAGGGTTACGACACTCATCACCCAGCACGCCGACGACATTGTCCGTGTGAACGTCTCGAGTGGATCAAAACTCTCGGCGGTCGGTGCGACAATCGCGTGTATGGCGACGGACGCGACAGCATACTATGCATACCCGGAAACATACGCACACGACGGACGTGAGGAGCCAGTAAGCCACGGCTACGCCGAAGACGAAGTCCTCCCCTCGTATCCGATCGAATCACCAACAACCGACCAAGTCGCCGTGATGTCGTTTCTCGACGAGACGAATACAGGCGTCCATACTGCCAAGAAAAAAGACATCATCGAATACGCGGAAGAGAGCGCTCTCTCGTTCATCGCGGACAATCAACCAGCGAATGACAAAGCAAAGTTCGCGCTGTTGAACGCGAACGTCGTCGACCCACTCGTCGCGAACGGCTATCTCGCAATCGAGCGCGTCGGTCGACAAAAGCAAGTTTCACTCACTGAAACTGGCGAGGCTGTACTTCGCGCGTTTGAGCACAAACTCCGCTGTTTCGATTGAAGGCATCTCGGTAATATTGGCGCTGGCTACAGTACCGATATCGAAGTATTGAACACCTGATGGGATTGTACCCTTGATGGGGTAGCGCAGTCCCTGCTGACCGCCCTCCCTCCTGATCCACTTCGCACAAGCTTGGCTAAAGCACCTGGTCAGTGGGCATTCAGAGGGAGCGCACGAACTACACTCTAAAAATCCATAGACGTTACCGACAATCAGTAGGCAACCAACGATAACAAGCTCCTCTAGCTGAAATACCCGGATCTGTTAAACTCCTATCTGATAGATATCTTTCCCGGTAGAACAGCTGTTAGGTAAACTTGTGAACTGTTCGACAACTGTGCTCTAGGATGATCATCAAAGATTAATAAATCTTGAATAACAGACGTGAGTTATGGAAAAGCATCCGAAACCACAACAAGGGACGAACGAGATGTGATCTGGCACCGGGTAGGGGCATACTGGCTCTGTTGAAATCCTCAGAGAGTTACAGGTTCGCCCGGTAGTTTGACCGAATGCAGGCCCTCCCGAAGTCGCGGTTACTCCGGTTTGTTGAGCAGGCGTATCACTTGGCTCGGCGAGCTGTCGCTCGGTACTCCTCGAAGTTCTCGAAACGCCGGTACACACTCCATCAGCACATCGTTCTGCTGTGTCTCAAGGTTCGGAAGAATACAACGTACCGGACGCTTCTCGACGAACTCATCGAGATGCCCCGGATTCGGAGCGCCATTGACCTTGAGGAAATCCCGTCGCCCTCGACGCTGTGTAAAGCGTTCAATCGACTCAAAATGGCTGTTTGGCGAGTTCTTCTCAATCTCTCGGTCACACTCCTCCCGACCAACGGGGTCATCGGTATCGACGCCTCCGGGTTCGACCGGAGTCACGCCTCGAAGCACTACACGAAGCGAACGAAGTTGACGATTCAGCAGTTGAAAGTCACGCTTCTCGTAGACACGAGGTCGAATGCGGTTCTCGACGTACACGTGACGACGACGCGAAAACACGATTCGCGGATTGCGCCGTCGCTCATCAAGCGAAACACTGGAGAAGTAGCGATTCTCCTCGGCGATAAGGGATACGACGACCAGAAGGTTCGTGCGTTAGCTCGTGAGACTGGTGTTCGTCCGCTCATCAAGCACCGCGAGTTCTCGTCGCTTCACAAGGCGTGGAACGCTCGACTGGACGCCGATCTCTACGGACAGCGCAGTCAGAACGAGACCGTAAATTCTCGCCTCAAACGCAAGTACGGCGCATTCGTCCGCTCACGGCGCTGGTGGAAGCAGTTCCGTGAACTCGTTGTCGGTTGTCTCACTCATAACATCGACAAGGCACTCTGAACGTTAGATATGCTAGCTTTACCTAACAGGAGTTTCGGACTTTCTTCAGGATAAAGAAACTGTGGACCGCACAACTACTATCGATTAATACACGAATAGTTTGCTGAGCTCGCTTAACTGGACAGTCCCCTTTCAGTCATACTTCGTCCGTATTAGTGGAGTCGCCAGTACTCGGTCAAAGCAGATGGCTTAACCCAGCAGCGTCTCTTAGCGCGACTATGACCTACGAGAACCTCGACGCCGAGCTGATAAATGCCCTTCTCGGTGACGGACGGGCAAGCCTCCGGAGTCTCTCAGAGCAGTTGGACGTGTCAGTCACAACGATCTCGAACCACACAGACGATCTCGAACAGGATGGAATCATCACGGGTTACTCCCCAGTAATCGACTATGGGGAGCTTAGCTACGATGTGACGGCGGTCTTGCAGCTGAAAGCAGCGGGTGGAGCACTCCCCGATCTCGCCGAACGACTTGGTGCGCACGATCAGATGATCTCTGTCTATGAGGTAACAGGCAATTACGACATCATCGCCATCGGGAAATTCCGCGATACCGACCACATGAACGCGCTCATCAAGGAACTCCTCAGCGACGCCGCCATCGAGCAGTCCTCCACAAGCGTCGTCCTCAACGCCGCCGCCGAAAACGAGCAGTTCGAACTCGACGTCGAGTAACGCCTGAAAGCCTGTGTGAACCGATCTAGAGGTCGCGGGGCTGGACGGTCTTGCGACCGTTCGCCTCAGCACGTGCGGCGGCCTCCTCGAGGAGTTCTTCGACCTCCTCATCGATCGCCTCGTAGAAGTCGCCGGCGACGTTCTTCTCTGCTAGTGCGTCCTTGACTGCGGCTTTGACGACAAGATCCGACATACAGCGTCGGGTTCGCACGTCTCCCACTTATAACGAGGGGCAGACAGGGGGAATAAGAGTGAATCAGCTGATAAGAATACGAAGAGGGTTAATCTGCCGCTCGAGTACTATTGGACGAACCCTCCCCCCCCGTCATCGATGTGTAAATCGAAATGAGGTGAGGGGTTTCTCGTAGTAGAAACACCAATAGAAGTCGTTAACTCCTCTTAGGAAGCAAGAGAGTAACCAAGAAGGGATATTAGATATTATCTCCAAAGAGATTATTGTCTGACGAGGATTTAAGTAAAAGGGAGGGTTACCAAACCCGTAATGCAGATAATGAATATAGAAAGTTCAAAGAGAATTCTGTTGTTAGATATAACTACCTCCTAGGCCAGCTAGTCGTGTTTAGCAATAGACTGCATGGTGCAGCCTCTCCTCAGCTGATTACCCTCGTCTGTAATTTAGTCGCTCGCCCTCTAATTCTTGTATATCCCATCGATTTACACATCGATGGCGGGGGGGGAGGGGGAATCCTTCGCCCTCCCATCTTCTTCCAAGTACTGATACAGATCCCTCAAGACACTCCCTGTGCCCTCACAGTTTACACATCGATGACGGGGGGTGGGTGAGGAAAAGATCGAGCTCGCTAGCTATTCTGGAACTCTCTCAGTTGTGCATTTACAACGGATCGCAGCAGGTCCGTCTGGCTCGAAATCGCCTCCAGTCGAGTATCCTCGACGATCCGGTCCATAATTGCGACCGGATCACCGGTAAATGTGAACTCCATATACATCCCACCACCGCGACCACGACTTTTTCTGGAAGTCGACACTAAACCATATGTCGAGAGTTCTTTGACGTACTTGACGTACGTTTCCCGAGTCATCTGATCCGCGTCTAACTCATCCGTAACCCACTGGTAAATCTTGAACCCGACTGGACTCGGCACGGAACTTCCCGTCTGCTTCGAGTACCGCGTCACAGCAGCGGTTGAGTACAGCGATATCTTCTTCTGAGTCGTCAGTCCCTCCACGAGCTTCAGGGATCGATCCTTGTCGATTTCTTCCTGTGACTCACGAACGTGGTCTTCACTGACTGCGTCATCGCCTCGTTCGTCGGCTAAGTCCCCCGCACCTCGGAATAGATCAATGGCTTTTCGAGCATCGCCGTGACTCTGGGCAGCAAATGCAGACACCAGGGGAATCACGTCGCCTTTGAGTGCGTCCTTCCGGAATGCGTCTTTTCGATTCTTGAGAATTTCACGGAGCTGGTTTGCGTCATAGTCCGGGAAGTAGACGTCGCGAGGATTGAATGAACTCTCCGCACGACCGTCGATGTCCTCCATGAATTTCGGGTCATTCGTCAGAGCCGCAACAGACACGCGCCCCTCAATCTCGTTCGTATTGCTCGCCCGTGAAAGCTGATAGAGTAATTTCGAGTATGCGGGTTCATCGTTCGCTCGCCGTCCCACCAACAAGTCGATTTCGTCGAGAATGAAGATGACCGAGTCGTAATTCTCGTTGATGAGCTCGTAGAGCCGACGGTACTTCCGCTTTGTGGACACTCCAGTCTCAGGAACGCCAACCTCTGAGTTCGTATTGCTCGCGACGGTTTGCACTAACTCGTAGACTGCTTGGTCAAGCGTGTTGATCGGCTGGCAGTTGATGTCTATGACCCCGAAACGTTCACCCTTCGACTTACAGAGGTCGATAATCTGGTGTGTTACTGCTCCGATTATGAGTGACTTTCCAGTCCCAGCGGGCCCGTACAGTAGCATATTCGGCGGCCGGTTGCCTTGTAGAGTCGGCTTGAGGTAGCTGACGACGGATTCGAGTTGCTCGTCGCGTCCGACAATCCGTTCTTCGTCGATGATTGTATCCGGCTCAACGAGATCCCTGTTGACGAAGACTGATTCTCTTCCGTCCTCATCGAACATCTCTCGTATCGTCCGCTGGCCGCTCTCGTCGGAACTCTCTTCCTCACCCCGCTTCTCTTGGGTCTCTGCTTCTCCTTCTGCAATCTCGTCAGTTCTCTGCATTCCACTGGGCGAGTCCTCGCTACTCTCTACTGTAGATTGATTTGCCCCACTGGAATCGCTACCGACCATACCCTCCGTGCAGGTCCAAGGCATAAAAAGGTTCACCTACTTCGATGTATTTATAGCCAGTATAAGCCCCCAGATACCGGTATTTCTGTATATCTTCTTCTCTGTATCCAACCTCCAACGAAGTGACTCTCTGCCCACTACTCCACACACCCCCCGTCATCGAAGTGTAAACCAACCCCTCACCTGTTCGCATCTTATTGAGTCAACTACATATTGTGAATACAGCATCTAATTCCACACACCCCCCGTTATCGATGTGTAAACGTTCACCTTCATATTAGAACTCTATCTAGTTAGCTGGGTCGTTAAGCTCTGCCATCTCTCTCAGCACACCCCCCGTTATCGAAGTGTAAGCAGACCCCTGTCATCGATGTGTAAATCGATATACGACACCCCCCGTCGTCGATGTGTAAAACCTCCCTATAACGCTCAAAAACCATCTAACTGGTTGTTTCACTCTGCAACAGGGTCGAAGACCGTATCGAGGAACACAGCGAGGACGTTCAGTTGAAGCAATCAACCTTGGACGAGACGTACAACCGCCGCACTGGAGTCGAACGAACCAACGAATGAACCACAGTCAGATTCGTGACGACCTCAACCAGTGCGGGCACTCCGCATCTAAACTGTGGAACGTCGGACGCTACTACATCCAACAACGGTGGGACGACGACAGTGAGATACCCGATGAAGCCGAGTTGAAATCGGAGTTGAAAGATCACGAACGCTATAGTGACCTCCATTCACAGTCAAGTCAGCGAGTTCTCGAAGAACTTGCTGAAGCGTTCACCGGCTGGTATAACTCCGACGACGGCAACAACCAGCCGGGCTACCGGAAATGTGGTGACCGACACCCACGCTCCACCGTCACGTGGAAGCAAAAGGGCATCAAGCACGACACGAAACACGGCCAACTCCGTCTCTCAAAAGGATTCAACCTGAAAGACGGACGGTCGGACTTCATCCTCACGGAATACGAAATCCGCCCCGACGTACAGGTAGAGAATATCCAGCAGGTGCGTGCCGTCTGGAACGGCGACCGTTGGGAACTCCACCTCGTCTGCAAGAAAGAGATTCCCGTCGGGGATGCACCCGGCGACAATACGGCAAGTATCGACCTCGGCATCAGCAACTACCTCGCCATCGACTACGAGGATGGTCCTTCGGAGTTGTATCCAGG is a window from the Halarchaeum grantii genome containing:
- a CDS encoding orc1/cdc6 family replication initiation protein, translated to MFDEDGRESVFVNRDLVEPDTIIDEERIVGRDEQLESVVSYLKPTLQGNRPPNMLLYGPAGTGKSLIIGAVTHQIIDLCKSKGERFGVIDINCQPINTLDQAVYELVQTVASNTNSEVGVPETGVSTKRKYRRLYELINENYDSVIFILDEIDLLVGRRANDEPAYSKLLYQLSRASNTNEIEGRVSVAALTNDPKFMEDIDGRAESSFNPRDVYFPDYDANQLREILKNRKDAFRKDALKGDVIPLVSAFAAQSHGDARKAIDLFRGAGDLADERGDDAVSEDHVRESQEEIDKDRSLKLVEGLTTQKKISLYSTAAVTRYSKQTGSSVPSPVGFKIYQWVTDELDADQMTRETYVKYVKELSTYGLVSTSRKSRGRGGGMYMEFTFTGDPVAIMDRIVEDTRLEAISSQTDLLRSVVNAQLREFQNS
- a CDS encoding IS5 family transposase; the encoded protein is MQALPKSRLLRFVEQAYHLARRAVARYSSKFSKRRYTLHQHIVLLCLKVRKNTTYRTLLDELIEMPRIRSAIDLEEIPSPSTLCKAFNRLKMAVWRVLLNLSVTLLPTNGVIGIDASGFDRSHASKHYTKRTKLTIQQLKVTLLVDTRSNAVLDVHVTTTRKHDSRIAPSLIKRNTGEVAILLGDKGYDDQKVRALARETGVRPLIKHREFSSLHKAWNARLDADLYGQRSQNETVNSRLKRKYGAFVRSRRWWKQFRELVVGCLTHNIDKAL
- the lrp gene encoding HTH-type transcriptional regulator Lrp — translated: MTYENLDAELINALLGDGRASLRSLSEQLDVSVTTISNHTDDLEQDGIITGYSPVIDYGELSYDVTAVLQLKAAGGALPDLAERLGAHDQMISVYEVTGNYDIIAIGKFRDTDHMNALIKELLSDAAIEQSSTSVVLNAAAENEQFELDVE
- a CDS encoding DUF6293 family protein, whose protein sequence is MQTINEIHIAPLRFEYDRVLGAAERYGIDTIYLLEHEERDTEQPAYHSELVDELNDMGVTVRTRTINLFDVYDVLGRVTTLITQHADDIVRVNVSSGSKLSAVGATIACMATDATAYYAYPETYAHDGREEPVSHGYAEDEVLPSYPIESPTTDQVAVMSFLDETNTGVHTAKKKDIIEYAEESALSFIADNQPANDKAKFALLNANVVDPLVANGYLAIERVGRQKQVSLTETGEAVLRAFEHKLRCFD
- a CDS encoding DUF1931 family protein, with amino-acid sequence MSDLVVKAAVKDALAEKNVAGDFYEAIDEEVEELLEEAAARAEANGRKTVQPRDL
- a CDS encoding RNA-guided endonuclease InsQ/TnpB family protein, whose amino-acid sequence is MNHSQIRDDLNQCGHSASKLWNVGRYYIQQRWDDDSEIPDEAELKSELKDHERYSDLHSQSSQRVLEELAEAFTGWYNSDDGNNQPGYRKCGDRHPRSTVTWKQKGIKHDTKHGQLRLSKGFNLKDGRSDFILTEYEIRPDVQVENIQQVRAVWNGDRWELHLVCKKEIPVGDAPGDNTASIDLGISNYLAIDYEDGPSELYPGNTLKEDKHYFTRKEYLTESENGPSKRALKARRTLSRRKDHFLHTLSKHIVQRCVSEGVEKIGVGDLSGIREDENGDSRNWGRSGNKKLHGWEFNRFTNLLEYKAEEHGILVDRVDEENTSKTCSCCGQIRDANRVERGLYVCASCETPMNADVNGAVNIRRKITQSPPTGDMSNGWLAQPGVFLFDCESGWFTPRA